From the Desulfovibrio sp. JY genome, one window contains:
- the ilvC gene encoding ketol-acid reductoisomerase yields the protein MKIYYDQDADLSLLADKTVAIIGYGSQGHAHAQNLRDSGVKVVIGQRPGGPNWDLAKEHGFVPMSAAEAAAAADVIMILVPDQTQRSLYEKDILPNLKAGKMLMFAHGFNIHYQQIVPPADVDVTMIAPKGPGHLVRRVYTEGGGVPCLVAVHQNASGKALELALAYAKGIGGTRSGVLTTTYREETETDLFGEQAVLCGGVAELMKAGFDTLVEAGYEPESAYFECMHEMKLIVDLIYEGGLSRMRYSISDTAEYGDYTRGPRIVTDETRKEMKRVLKEIQDGTFAKEFIVENMSGRAHFLSMRRLNADHPVEKVGAKLRDMMSWLKK from the coding sequence ATGAAGATTTATTACGACCAGGACGCCGACCTTTCCCTGCTGGCGGACAAGACCGTCGCCATCATCGGCTACGGCAGCCAGGGGCACGCCCATGCCCAGAATCTGCGCGATTCCGGCGTCAAGGTGGTTATCGGCCAGCGTCCCGGCGGGCCCAATTGGGATCTGGCCAAGGAGCACGGTTTCGTTCCCATGTCCGCCGCCGAGGCTGCCGCCGCTGCGGACGTCATCATGATCCTGGTTCCGGACCAGACCCAGCGGTCGCTGTACGAAAAAGACATCCTGCCGAACCTCAAGGCCGGCAAGATGCTCATGTTCGCCCACGGCTTCAACATCCACTACCAGCAGATCGTGCCCCCGGCCGACGTGGACGTGACCATGATCGCGCCCAAGGGCCCGGGCCATCTGGTGCGCCGCGTCTACACCGAGGGCGGCGGCGTGCCCTGCCTGGTGGCCGTGCACCAGAACGCCAGCGGCAAGGCGTTGGAATTGGCCCTGGCCTACGCCAAGGGCATCGGCGGCACCCGCAGCGGCGTGCTCACCACGACCTACCGCGAAGAGACCGAGACCGACCTCTTCGGCGAGCAGGCCGTGCTGTGCGGCGGCGTGGCCGAACTCATGAAGGCCGGCTTCGACACCCTGGTGGAAGCCGGGTACGAGCCCGAGAGCGCCTACTTCGAGTGCATGCACGAAATGAAGCTCATCGTGGACCTGATCTACGAGGGCGGCCTGTCCCGCATGCGCTATTCCATCAGCGACACCGCCGAATACGGCGACTACACCCGCGGCCCGCGCATCGTCACCGACGAGACGCGCAAGGAGATGAAGCGGGTGCTCAAGGAAATCCAGGACGGCACGTTCGCCAAGGAATTCATCGTGGAGAACATGTCCGGCCGGGCTCATTTCCTGTCCATGCGCCGCCTCAACGCCGACCATCCGGTGGAGAAAGTGGGAGCCAAGCTGCGCGACATGATGAGCTGGCTCAAGAAGTAG